In Negativicutes bacterium, a single window of DNA contains:
- the rlmB gene encoding 23S rRNA (guanosine(2251)-2'-O)-methyltransferase RlmB: protein MEQIEGRYPVLEALQGGRKLMKLYLLQDGKGETIEKIARLAEMQQVPVQWMDRNQLNRLSEGRVHQGVIAEVPDKELVSVAEILAIAAAKSQPPFLLVLDGLEDPGNVGSLIRSAAAAGVHGMIMREKRAAGFTPGLIKATAGAWEYLPIAVVTNISRTLVQLKEAGVWVAGADMTGELIYQANLTGPLAMVIGAEGQGLSRLVKEKCDFLVSLPMVGGVASLNAAVAGALVIYEALRQRGVYVKS from the coding sequence ATGGAACAAATCGAGGGACGCTACCCTGTCTTGGAAGCATTACAAGGCGGCAGAAAGCTGATGAAGCTCTATCTGCTGCAAGACGGCAAAGGCGAGACCATAGAAAAAATCGCACGTCTGGCAGAGATGCAGCAGGTGCCGGTTCAATGGATGGATCGCAATCAGCTGAATCGCTTAAGCGAAGGCCGCGTGCATCAGGGGGTGATCGCGGAGGTTCCCGATAAAGAACTGGTCAGCGTAGCGGAAATTCTGGCAATCGCCGCTGCAAAAAGCCAACCCCCCTTTCTCCTCGTTCTGGATGGTCTGGAAGATCCAGGTAATGTTGGATCGCTGATTCGCAGCGCCGCGGCGGCCGGCGTGCATGGGATGATTATGCGGGAAAAAAGAGCGGCTGGTTTTACGCCCGGCTTAATTAAAGCGACAGCCGGGGCCTGGGAATATTTGCCCATTGCGGTGGTTACCAATATCAGCCGGACTTTAGTCCAACTGAAAGAAGCCGGTGTTTGGGTTGCCGGCGCCGACATGACCGGCGAGTTGATATACCAGGCGAATTTAACGGGCCCTTTGGCGATGGTCATCGGAGCAGAAGGTCAGGGCTTGAGCCGGCTGGTCAAAGAAAAATGTGATTTTCTGGTGAGTTTGCCAATGGTTGGCGGCGTGGCAAGTTTGAATGCCGCTGTGGCCGGAGCTCTGGTGATTTACGAGGCATTGCGTCAGCGCGGCGTCTATGTAAAGAGCTAG
- the thyX gene encoding FAD-dependent thymidylate synthase: MKVLLLSHTPDPDKLVAAAARLCYAPIGADQLLETMTDSQVNKLVQDLLAMGHESPIEHVSFTFAIEGVSRAMSHQLVRHRLASYSQQSQRYVKANAFEYIVPPSVEANPAAKEIFLRQMAAIQQSYDQLSLLGIPKEDARYLLPNACETKIVMTMNARSLYNFFRQRMCQRAQWEIRALATAMRRELIDVSPLLFSRSGPPCETEGYCSQGKMSCGRKPTREYSR; the protein is encoded by the coding sequence ATGAAAGTACTCTTGTTGAGCCATACCCCGGATCCGGACAAGCTGGTTGCCGCCGCGGCTCGTCTCTGCTATGCGCCGATTGGAGCGGATCAGCTGCTGGAAACCATGACGGACAGCCAGGTGAATAAATTGGTGCAGGACTTGCTGGCGATGGGACATGAATCGCCGATCGAACATGTCAGTTTTACCTTTGCCATCGAAGGGGTCAGCCGCGCCATGTCGCACCAATTGGTCCGGCATCGACTGGCTTCCTATTCTCAGCAATCGCAGCGTTATGTCAAAGCAAACGCTTTCGAATATATCGTACCGCCCAGTGTAGAGGCGAATCCGGCGGCAAAGGAGATTTTCCTGCGCCAGATGGCAGCGATTCAGCAAAGCTATGATCAACTCAGCCTGCTCGGTATCCCCAAAGAAGACGCCCGTTATCTGTTACCCAATGCCTGTGAAACGAAAATCGTGATGACGATGAATGCACGCAGCCTCTATAATTTTTTCCGGCAGCGGATGTGTCAGCGGGCGCAATGGGAAATCAGGGCTTTGGCAACCGCCATGCGCCGGGAATTGATTGATGTTTCCCCGTTGTTATTCAGTAGATCCGGACCGCCATGTGAAACAGAAGGTTACTGTTCGCAGGGGAAAATGTCATGCGGCCGCAAGCCAACCAGAGAATATTCGCGCTGA
- a CDS encoding winged helix-turn-helix domain-containing protein, with protein sequence MSAGDKRGQEDWIDKEKAAVRVNMLGDFQLESKDATVSEQINRSKKLWGVLALLLIYRKNPLNHQELTQQIWTEGRSKNPVNALKTLLYRLREMLEPLQEDGQQLIVANRGAYCWNAAIPVYLDFEEFEAISRQAANVKSNKEESIPLYQRATALYGGDFLLRVDLPWAAAMRAKYRKIHLQNIKALAAFYSANAQYAEIVKLCADVMETPVLIDQIHIYYIRALLHLGQHQEALMHYEKTNELYLREKGTYPSDEMRSLYSEIMEIQQQSETDLSVIQAQLKGLDKETGAFVCDYGYFKEAYRLECRRAERSSSKVYIALITVASDKGKDSELPAERLRLVMKKLLNIMKANLRRGDVISRYSSNQYVLLLPSATYENGILILNRILSVYYQHNRRNNVILHCRLQPLDVSTGNYKEKKESAQEMAATDQSSLS encoded by the coding sequence ATGAGTGCAGGTGACAAACGAGGGCAGGAAGACTGGATTGACAAAGAGAAAGCTGCCGTAAGGGTCAATATGTTAGGCGATTTTCAACTGGAAAGTAAAGATGCGACTGTCTCGGAACAGATCAACCGCTCTAAAAAACTTTGGGGTGTGCTTGCGCTCCTCCTGATTTACCGTAAGAATCCTTTAAATCATCAGGAATTGACGCAGCAGATTTGGACGGAAGGGCGCAGCAAAAACCCTGTGAATGCCTTGAAGACACTGCTTTATCGCTTGCGCGAAATGCTGGAACCTTTGCAGGAAGACGGTCAGCAGCTGATCGTCGCCAACCGCGGCGCTTATTGCTGGAATGCGGCAATCCCGGTTTATCTTGATTTTGAAGAATTTGAAGCCATCAGCCGGCAGGCAGCCAATGTAAAGAGCAATAAGGAAGAGAGTATCCCGCTCTATCAGCGCGCGACCGCCCTTTACGGGGGAGATTTTCTCTTGCGTGTCGATTTGCCTTGGGCGGCGGCGATGCGTGCAAAATACCGCAAGATTCATCTGCAGAATATCAAAGCCCTGGCCGCTTTTTACAGCGCCAATGCTCAGTATGCCGAGATTGTAAAACTCTGTGCGGATGTGATGGAAACTCCTGTTTTAATTGATCAGATTCATATCTATTATATCCGTGCCCTGCTGCATCTGGGACAGCATCAGGAAGCGCTGATGCATTATGAAAAAACGAATGAATTGTATTTGCGTGAAAAAGGCACTTACCCCTCCGATGAAATGCGCAGTCTCTACAGTGAAATCATGGAAATTCAGCAGCAAAGCGAAACTGACTTAAGCGTCATCCAGGCGCAGCTGAAAGGCCTGGATAAAGAGACCGGCGCCTTTGTTTGTGATTATGGCTATTTTAAGGAGGCATATCGCCTGGAATGCCGCCGGGCGGAGCGCAGCAGCTCAAAAGTATATATTGCTTTGATTACGGTGGCTTCCGATAAAGGTAAGGATTCCGAATTACCGGCGGAACGTTTACGGCTGGTCATGAAGAAATTGCTGAACATCATGAAAGCTAATTTGCGCAGAGGCGATGTCATTTCGCGCTACAGCAGCAATCAGTATGTTCTGTTGCTGCCCAGTGCAACTTATGAGAATGGCATTTTAATATTGAATCGGATTTTATCGGTTTATTATCAGCATAATCGGCGAAATAATGTAATTTTACACTGCCGGCTGCAACCGCTGGATGTATCAACCGGTAATTACAAAGAAAAAAAGGAGTCAGCTCAGGAAATGGCAGCCACGGATCAGAGCTCCTTATCCTGA
- a CDS encoding ribonuclease III, whose product MAEKIVVQPEQMHSLSLAFLGDAVFELAVRQRVYQKGIVKLHQLNKETVRYVRADAQAQLVFLIEPFLTEEEADVLRRGRNAKARHFSRGSSVVEYRHATALEALMGYLFVQHRQQRIDELVDIMMTEKEETKV is encoded by the coding sequence ATGGCAGAGAAAATCGTAGTTCAACCGGAGCAGATGCATTCCCTTTCTCTGGCATTCCTGGGCGACGCTGTTTTTGAATTGGCCGTCAGGCAGCGGGTTTATCAGAAAGGGATTGTCAAGCTGCATCAGCTGAATAAAGAGACAGTCCGTTATGTTCGTGCCGATGCCCAGGCACAACTCGTTTTTTTAATTGAACCCTTCCTGACCGAAGAGGAAGCGGATGTGCTGCGGCGCGGCCGCAATGCCAAAGCAAGACATTTTTCCCGCGGTTCTTCCGTTGTGGAGTACCGGCATGCCACGGCGCTGGAAGCCTTGATGGGCTACTTATTCGTGCAGCACAGACAGCAGAGAATTGACGAATTGGTGGATATCATGATGACAGAAAAGGAGGAAACAAAAGTATGA